From Rubinisphaera margarita, a single genomic window includes:
- the nqrE gene encoding NADH:ubiquinone reductase (Na(+)-transporting) subunit E, translating to MDQVEHFLSLLMKAVFVENLALAFFLGMCTFLAVSKNVKTALGLGVAVIVIQAITVPANNLIYTYLLKKNALTWTGIPSLAGNDLEFLGLISYIGVIAAMVQILEMALDRFFPPLYNALGIFLPLITVNCAILGGSLFMVERNYNFADSCVFGFGSGLGWALAIAALAGVREKMKYSDVPDGLKGLGITFITVGLMSLAFMSFSGIQL from the coding sequence ATGGATCAAGTCGAACATTTCCTCAGCCTGCTGATGAAAGCCGTTTTCGTCGAGAATCTGGCGCTGGCTTTCTTCCTGGGCATGTGTACGTTCCTGGCTGTGTCCAAGAACGTGAAGACGGCTCTGGGACTTGGCGTGGCCGTGATCGTCATTCAGGCGATTACCGTGCCGGCCAACAACCTGATCTACACCTATCTGTTGAAGAAGAATGCTCTGACCTGGACCGGCATTCCGAGTCTGGCGGGCAACGATCTGGAGTTCCTCGGCCTGATCAGCTACATCGGCGTGATCGCCGCCATGGTGCAGATCCTGGAAATGGCCCTCGATCGCTTCTTCCCGCCCTTGTACAACGCCCTCGGGATCTTTCTCCCGCTGATTACGGTGAACTGTGCCATCCTGGGTGGTTCGCTGTTCATGGTGGAACGAAACTACAACTTCGCCGATTCCTGCGTGTTCGGCTTCGGTTCGGGACTCGGCTGGGCCCTGGCAATCGCCGCTCTGGCTGGAGTTCGTGAAAAGATGAAGTACAGCGACGTGCCCGACGGCCTGAAAGGTCTGGGAATCACGTTCATTACTGTGGGACTGATGTCGCTGGCCTTCATGTCGTTCTCCGGAATTCAGCTTTAG
- a CDS encoding NADH:ubiquinone reductase (Na(+)-transporting) subunit D, giving the protein MAQSKSAKVLLTPIFANNPIALQVLGICSALAVTSKMETTVVMCIAVTLVTGFSSAIVSAMRNYIPNSIRIIVQMTVIASLVIMVDQILKAFMPEIAKTMSVFVGLIITNCIVMGRAEGYAMKNGPLMSFLDGIGNGLGYSVLLLIVGLLRESLGTGKLFGVTLASSVNEGGWYVPNGLMLLPPSAFFLIGIFIWVLRTFDKSQVESE; this is encoded by the coding sequence ATGGCTCAATCGAAATCTGCAAAAGTTCTGCTTACGCCGATCTTTGCCAATAACCCGATCGCTCTGCAGGTGCTCGGCATCTGTTCTGCTCTCGCGGTGACGAGCAAGATGGAAACGACCGTGGTCATGTGCATCGCCGTGACACTGGTGACCGGGTTTTCCAGCGCCATCGTTTCGGCAATGCGGAATTACATTCCCAACAGCATCCGCATCATCGTGCAGATGACCGTCATCGCTTCGCTGGTGATCATGGTCGACCAGATCCTCAAAGCCTTCATGCCGGAAATCGCCAAAACGATGTCGGTGTTCGTCGGCCTGATTATCACGAACTGTATCGTGATGGGACGAGCCGAAGGTTACGCCATGAAGAATGGCCCCCTGATGAGTTTCCTGGACGGGATCGGTAACGGTCTGGGATACAGCGTGCTGCTGCTGATCGTCGGGTTGCTTCGCGAAAGCCTCGGCACCGGGAAACTGTTCGGCGTCACGCTGGCCTCTTCGGTGAATGAAGGTGGCTGGTATGTCCCGAACGGACTGATGCTGCTGCCGCCGAGTGCGTTCTTCCTGATCGGGATTTTCATCTGGGTGCTGCGAACGTTCGACAAGAGTCAGGTCGAGAGCGAGTAA
- a CDS encoding NADH:ubiquinone reductase (Na(+)-transporting) subunit B, whose protein sequence is MKPLRQFLDNLHPLFTKGGKLEPFYPLYEAGDTFLYTPGEVTTGPSHVRDALDLKRMMITVVAALGPCILMAMWNTGYQANLVLNAGGLEFAEGWRGSIMSTLGLAANPGNHISNFVLGALYFIPLFLVANIAGGLCEVIFSCIRGHEINEGFLVTGMLYPLTLPPTLPWWQAAIGIMFAVVLAKEVFGGTGKNFVNIALTARAFLYFAYPSQISGDRVWVAADGYKLVDGYTGATALGQLGSLDPANIPMGMNAVTNTVTNGGLNISWFEAFLGVIPGSMGETSALACVIGAAILIASGIGSWRIMAAVVLGAVTTSAALWALGSESNAVFAMPPWWHLVVGGFAFGTVFMATDPVSAAFSEGGKWVYGFLIGFMTILIRVINPAFPEGIMLAILFGNVFAPLIDYFFIQANIKRRLARTHVPA, encoded by the coding sequence ATGAAACCGTTGCGGCAGTTTTTGGATAACTTGCATCCACTCTTCACCAAAGGGGGGAAGCTGGAGCCGTTTTATCCGCTGTACGAAGCCGGAGACACGTTTCTCTACACGCCGGGTGAAGTGACCACTGGTCCGTCGCACGTGCGGGACGCTCTCGATCTGAAGCGAATGATGATCACGGTCGTCGCCGCTCTCGGACCGTGTATTCTGATGGCGATGTGGAACACCGGCTATCAGGCGAATCTGGTCCTGAATGCTGGCGGCCTCGAGTTCGCCGAAGGCTGGCGGGGTTCGATCATGTCGACCCTCGGTCTGGCTGCCAATCCGGGCAATCACATCTCGAACTTCGTTCTGGGTGCTCTGTATTTCATTCCGCTGTTCCTCGTGGCCAATATCGCCGGGGGACTTTGCGAAGTGATCTTCAGCTGTATCCGCGGGCATGAGATCAACGAAGGCTTCCTAGTCACCGGGATGCTTTATCCGCTGACGCTTCCGCCGACGCTGCCCTGGTGGCAGGCGGCCATTGGGATCATGTTTGCCGTGGTGCTGGCGAAGGAAGTTTTCGGGGGAACCGGAAAGAACTTCGTCAATATCGCCCTCACGGCTCGTGCATTCCTGTACTTCGCATATCCCTCTCAGATCTCGGGCGACCGGGTCTGGGTTGCTGCTGACGGTTACAAACTGGTCGACGGCTACACCGGAGCCACCGCTCTGGGGCAGCTCGGTTCGCTCGATCCGGCCAACATTCCGATGGGAATGAACGCCGTGACAAACACCGTGACGAACGGTGGGTTGAACATCAGCTGGTTTGAGGCTTTCCTGGGTGTGATTCCCGGTTCAATGGGTGAGACTTCGGCTCTCGCCTGCGTCATCGGAGCCGCGATTCTGATCGCTTCCGGCATCGGTTCCTGGCGCATCATGGCCGCCGTGGTTCTCGGAGCTGTGACGACCTCGGCCGCTCTCTGGGCTCTCGGCAGTGAAAGCAACGCCGTCTTCGCAATGCCGCCGTGGTGGCATCTGGTGGTCGGTGGCTTCGCCTTCGGCACCGTGTTCATGGCGACCGACCCGGTTTCTGCAGCCTTTTCGGAAGGCGGGAAATGGGTTTATGGATTCCTGATCGGCTTCATGACGATCCTCATCCGTGTCATCAATCCGGCATTTCCGGAAGGGATTATGCTGGCGATTCTGTTTGGCAACGTGTTTGCCCCACTGATCGACTACTTCTTCATCCAGGCAAACATCAAGAGAAGGTTGGCTCGTACTCATGTTCCAGCGTGA
- the lhgO gene encoding L-2-hydroxyglutarate oxidase — protein MPTTDALSDVAYDVAVIGGGIVGLATAWRLLESRPGLKLLLLEKEAELAAHQTGHNSGVIHSGIYYKPGSLRATNCRAGKQQLEDFCITHGIPFDRCGKVIVATSEAEVSGLHKIFERGKANGVECELISAKRLRELEPQVAGVAAVHVPETGIVDYRLVSKRLAELITEMGGTIQLETEFQSATAKGNQQELSTSRGTCHSRLIVTCGGLQSDRVALRCGFEPETKIVPFRGEYYKLRPRAEHLCRNLIYPVPDPNFPFLGVHLTRMIEGGVECGPNAVLAFAREGYHFGSFNAADLWETLRYPGFRKLGRKHFTAGMGELYRSLSKRAFVKALQRLVPDLRADDLLPAPAGVRAQAVTPDGNLADDFIIETTDRAVHVLNAPSPAATSSLNIGETISLRVLEKLPR, from the coding sequence ATGCCAACCACTGACGCCCTTTCCGATGTGGCCTACGATGTCGCCGTGATTGGCGGAGGGATCGTCGGCCTGGCCACCGCCTGGCGTCTGCTTGAGAGTCGCCCGGGACTCAAGTTGTTGCTGCTTGAGAAAGAAGCGGAGCTTGCGGCTCATCAGACCGGACATAACTCCGGCGTCATTCATTCGGGCATCTACTACAAGCCGGGGTCCCTGCGGGCGACGAACTGCCGAGCCGGCAAGCAGCAACTCGAAGACTTCTGCATCACGCACGGAATTCCGTTCGATCGTTGCGGAAAAGTGATCGTCGCGACGTCGGAAGCCGAGGTTTCGGGGCTGCATAAGATCTTCGAACGCGGGAAAGCGAACGGCGTTGAGTGTGAACTGATCTCCGCCAAACGTCTCCGCGAACTCGAACCGCAAGTCGCGGGAGTGGCCGCCGTTCATGTCCCTGAGACCGGCATTGTCGATTACCGACTCGTATCAAAGCGACTCGCTGAACTGATCACCGAGATGGGAGGCACCATCCAGCTTGAAACGGAGTTCCAATCGGCGACCGCAAAAGGAAATCAACAAGAGTTGAGTACGAGCCGCGGGACCTGTCACAGTCGGCTCATTGTGACTTGTGGCGGACTGCAGTCCGATCGGGTCGCCCTCCGATGCGGATTCGAGCCCGAAACGAAGATCGTTCCTTTTCGTGGCGAGTACTACAAGCTCCGCCCGCGAGCTGAGCATCTCTGCCGAAATCTGATCTACCCGGTACCGGATCCAAACTTTCCGTTTCTCGGGGTGCATCTCACCCGCATGATCGAGGGTGGCGTCGAATGCGGGCCCAACGCGGTGCTCGCCTTCGCACGGGAAGGCTACCACTTCGGATCGTTCAATGCCGCCGACCTCTGGGAAACGCTCCGCTATCCGGGATTCCGAAAGCTGGGAAGGAAGCACTTCACGGCCGGCATGGGAGAATTGTATCGCTCGCTTTCCAAAAGAGCGTTCGTGAAAGCTTTGCAGCGACTCGTGCCCGATCTGCGTGCGGATGATCTTCTTCCAGCTCCGGCTGGTGTGCGAGCACAGGCCGTGACGCCGGATGGGAATCTCGCCGACGATTTCATCATCGAAACCACCGATCGAGCCGTCCATGTGCTCAATGCTCCGTCGCCAGCGGCGACCTCTTCGCTGAATATCGGCGAAACGATCAGTCTGCGGGTTCTGGAAAAGCTTCCCCGCTAA
- a CDS encoding FAD:protein FMN transferase has translation MVRLNGDTMGTFYEVTIADPISPGQIEPIRTAIEDLLKEINTEMSTYDPESEISKFNASESGDWFAVSPRFAYVVEQSLLISRRTGGAFDPTVGPLVDLWHFGPRIEDRVVPSEETIASALTLTGSEHLETRLDPPAIRKSVPELRLDLSAIAKGFGVDEIAVLLRTYHLENFLVNIGGEVVAAGLKSDGTRWRLGIEKPIENAREIETIVYLTDVAMATSGDYRNFYEIDGTRYSHTIDPDTGRPVTHTLRSASVLASTCMEADALATAMLVLGPERGLELADRERIPVYLIESRDGELATNQTPGFEQVTEE, from the coding sequence ATGGTCCGCCTGAACGGCGACACAATGGGGACATTTTATGAGGTCACCATCGCCGACCCGATCTCTCCGGGCCAGATTGAGCCAATCCGGACCGCAATCGAGGATCTGCTCAAAGAGATTAACACCGAGATGTCGACGTACGACCCTGAGTCGGAGATCTCGAAGTTCAACGCCAGCGAGTCCGGGGACTGGTTTGCGGTGTCTCCCCGCTTCGCTTACGTGGTCGAGCAGTCTCTGCTGATCTCCAGGCGGACCGGCGGGGCTTTTGACCCGACGGTCGGTCCGCTGGTCGATCTGTGGCACTTCGGTCCCAGGATTGAAGATCGTGTGGTGCCCTCCGAGGAGACAATCGCCAGCGCTCTGACTTTAACCGGCAGCGAACATCTGGAAACTCGGCTGGACCCGCCGGCGATTCGGAAGAGTGTCCCCGAACTGAGGCTCGATCTCTCCGCGATTGCCAAAGGATTCGGAGTCGACGAGATTGCTGTTCTTTTGCGGACGTATCACCTGGAGAACTTCCTGGTGAATATTGGCGGGGAAGTCGTCGCTGCCGGTCTGAAATCAGATGGAACGCGGTGGCGGCTCGGAATCGAGAAGCCGATCGAGAATGCCCGGGAGATTGAGACAATTGTGTATCTAACCGACGTGGCTATGGCGACCTCGGGCGACTATCGAAATTTCTATGAGATTGATGGGACGCGGTATTCGCATACAATTGATCCCGACACGGGGCGGCCGGTCACGCACACCTTACGATCGGCGTCCGTGCTGGCTTCCACCTGTATGGAAGCTGACGCTCTGGCGACAGCGATGCTCGTTCTCGGACCGGAACGGGGGCTGGAACTGGCCGATCGGGAACGTATTCCGGTTTACCTGATTGAGTCCCGGGACGGTGAACTGGCAACGAATCAAACGCCCGGCTTTGAACAAGTGACGGAAGAATAA
- a CDS encoding dienelactone hydrolase family protein: protein MDRKKAQDFDQKFLDLYDDYAHGRIARRDFVRAAGTFAVGGMTVEGLINAISPNYAWAEQVKPDDPAIHTETLKYKSPEGAGEMAGYLVRPAKPSGKLPAVLVVHENRGLNPYIKDVVRRLGKAGFLAFGPDALYPLGGYPGNDDEGREMQRKRDSAEMLQDFIAAAKLLDTHELSNGKVGVVGFCYGGGVCNALAVAIPDVIDAAAPYYGSQPNSEDVSKIKADLMLHYASLDKRINAGWPAYEEALKENNVDYQAFMYEGVNHGFHNDTTPRYDEEAAELSWKRTVDFFKKNLA, encoded by the coding sequence ATGGATCGTAAGAAAGCGCAGGATTTTGATCAGAAGTTTCTCGATCTCTACGACGATTACGCTCACGGGCGGATTGCCCGTCGCGATTTCGTGCGGGCGGCCGGGACGTTCGCGGTCGGCGGAATGACGGTCGAAGGGCTCATTAATGCCATCAGCCCCAACTACGCCTGGGCCGAGCAGGTGAAGCCCGATGATCCGGCGATTCACACCGAAACCCTGAAGTACAAGTCGCCCGAGGGAGCAGGGGAGATGGCCGGCTATCTCGTTCGCCCCGCCAAACCGAGCGGCAAGCTGCCAGCCGTGCTGGTCGTTCACGAAAACCGCGGGCTGAACCCGTATATCAAAGATGTGGTCCGTCGCCTCGGCAAAGCCGGCTTCCTGGCGTTCGGACCGGATGCTCTCTATCCCCTCGGCGGCTATCCCGGCAACGACGACGAGGGCCGCGAGATGCAGCGGAAACGGGATTCCGCAGAGATGCTGCAGGACTTCATCGCAGCCGCGAAACTGCTCGACACGCATGAACTGTCCAACGGCAAGGTCGGCGTCGTCGGCTTCTGCTACGGCGGCGGCGTCTGCAACGCGCTGGCGGTTGCGATTCCCGATGTCATCGACGCAGCCGCCCCGTACTACGGCTCCCAGCCCAACTCGGAAGACGTCTCCAAAATCAAAGCCGACCTGATGCTGCACTACGCCAGCCTCGATAAGCGAATCAACGCTGGCTGGCCGGCCTACGAAGAGGCTTTGAAAGAGAACAACGTCGACTACCAGGCCTTCATGTACGAAGGCGTCAACCACGGCTTCCACAACGACACCACGCCGCGATATGACGAAGAGGCCGCCGAGCTGAGCTGGAAGCGCACGGTGGACTTCTTCAAGAAAAATCTGGCTTGA
- a CDS encoding Na(+)-translocating NADH-quinone reductase subunit A: protein MINIKKGLDIPISGAPVQEISPAPDVSRVAVIGPDYVGMKPTMLVQAGDRVKLGQPLFTDKKNEGVQFTSPGAGTVVEVNRGAKRFFQSLVIQLEGDEEETFTSYENTDLTTLTRDQVRDNLVASGLWTALRTRPYNKVPQIDSAPNSLFITAIDTSPLAADPLVVIEENQQSFIHGLQVLRHLTAGKVFLCQAPGVKVPGASLDFIHAEEFKGPHPAGLPGTHIHHLDPVGPTKTVWFIGYQDVIAIGKLFDTGRLSVERVVSLGGPVVNEPRLLRTRLGASTADLVSDQLNEADRRVISGSVLSGRAATGPFGYLGRYHQQISVVAEGREREFLGWQMPGFDKFSIKDVYASTMNKLLKPSMKYDMTTSTGGSKRAMVPIGSYESVMPLDILPTFLLRALIVSDTDQAQALGALELDEDDVSLCTFVCPGKYEYGTMLRRNLTIIEKEG, encoded by the coding sequence ATGATAAACATTAAAAAAGGCTTGGACATCCCTATTTCCGGAGCTCCCGTACAGGAGATCTCTCCGGCTCCGGACGTCAGCCGGGTGGCCGTAATTGGGCCTGATTACGTCGGAATGAAGCCGACGATGCTCGTGCAGGCTGGCGACCGGGTAAAACTGGGGCAGCCGCTGTTCACCGATAAAAAGAACGAAGGCGTTCAGTTCACCTCGCCGGGGGCTGGAACGGTTGTTGAAGTCAACCGCGGCGCCAAGCGGTTCTTTCAGTCGCTCGTGATTCAGCTCGAAGGGGATGAGGAAGAGACCTTCACATCCTATGAAAATACGGATCTGACGACGCTGACCCGCGATCAGGTTCGTGACAATCTGGTCGCTTCGGGGCTGTGGACCGCACTGCGGACCCGTCCTTACAACAAAGTGCCGCAGATTGATTCGGCGCCGAACTCGCTGTTCATAACCGCGATCGATACCAGTCCGCTGGCCGCCGATCCTCTCGTGGTGATTGAAGAGAATCAGCAGAGCTTCATTCATGGTCTGCAGGTGTTGCGGCATCTGACTGCTGGCAAAGTCTTCCTTTGTCAGGCTCCAGGAGTGAAGGTGCCGGGCGCCTCGCTCGACTTTATTCATGCGGAAGAGTTCAAAGGTCCCCATCCGGCCGGTCTTCCGGGAACGCACATTCATCATCTCGATCCGGTTGGTCCGACCAAGACCGTCTGGTTCATTGGGTATCAGGACGTCATCGCGATCGGAAAGCTGTTCGATACTGGACGGCTGTCGGTCGAGCGGGTTGTTTCGCTGGGTGGTCCGGTTGTGAATGAGCCGCGACTGCTGCGGACACGACTCGGTGCCTCCACGGCAGATCTCGTCAGCGATCAGCTGAACGAAGCCGATCGCCGCGTGATTTCCGGGTCGGTGCTTTCGGGTCGGGCTGCAACAGGGCCATTCGGGTACCTGGGGCGATATCACCAGCAGATTTCCGTGGTCGCAGAAGGTCGCGAGCGGGAATTCCTCGGCTGGCAGATGCCGGGCTTCGACAAGTTCTCGATCAAAGACGTCTACGCGTCGACGATGAACAAGCTGCTCAAGCCCTCCATGAAATATGATATGACGACTTCGACAGGTGGCAGTAAGCGGGCGATGGTCCCGATTGGCAGCTACGAGTCGGTCATGCCGCTCGATATTCTGCCCACATTCCTGCTGCGGGCGCTGATCGTTAGTGATACCGATCAGGCTCAGGCGCTCGGCGCACTCGAACTGGACGAGGACGATGTGTCGCTCTGCACGTTCGTCTGTCCCGGAAAGTACGAGTACGGAACGATGCTGCGGCGGAATCTGACGATCATCGAAAAAGAAGGTTAA
- the xylA gene encoding xylose isomerase: protein MSFFPDVLEVKYEGPESRNPLAFKHYNPEEVVAGKKLKDLLRFSVCYWHTFRGTGGDPFGPGTMVRPWDDGSESVDNALKRVDVAFEFFQKLGVDYYCFHDRDVSPEGSSLRETNHNLDKIVARLKENQESTGIKLLWGTANLFSNPRYMHGAATSCNADAFAFAAAQVKKAIEVTLELGGENYVFWGGREGYQNLYNTDMKRELDHLASFMHMANDYAKNIGFKGQFLFEPKPKEPTKHQYDFDVAACVNFLRQYGLTDMVKMNIETNHATLAGHSMYHEMEYARIQDMLGSIDANTGDLLLGWDTDQFPTDIYLTTQCMLVILDQGGLAPGGINFDAKVRRESFEPIDLFHAHIGGMDAFARGAKIAAKIREDGVLTDFVKDRYSSYDSGIGAEIESGKASFETLEKYMLEKGDITPNKSGRQEYLENVINMYV from the coding sequence ATGAGTTTCTTCCCCGATGTTCTCGAAGTGAAGTACGAAGGCCCGGAAAGCCGGAACCCACTGGCGTTCAAGCACTACAACCCCGAGGAAGTCGTCGCCGGCAAGAAACTCAAGGACCTGCTCCGTTTCAGTGTCTGCTACTGGCACACCTTCCGCGGCACCGGTGGCGATCCGTTCGGCCCCGGCACCATGGTTCGCCCCTGGGACGACGGTTCCGAATCGGTCGACAACGCCCTCAAGCGGGTTGATGTCGCCTTCGAATTCTTCCAGAAGCTCGGCGTCGACTACTACTGCTTCCACGACCGCGACGTTTCCCCGGAAGGGTCCAGCCTCCGCGAAACCAATCACAATCTCGACAAAATCGTCGCCCGACTGAAGGAAAATCAGGAATCGACCGGCATCAAGCTGCTCTGGGGCACGGCAAATCTCTTCTCCAATCCCCGCTACATGCACGGAGCGGCGACCAGCTGCAACGCTGATGCCTTCGCCTTCGCAGCGGCTCAGGTCAAGAAGGCCATCGAAGTCACGCTCGAACTCGGCGGAGAGAACTACGTCTTCTGGGGCGGCCGCGAAGGCTACCAGAACCTCTACAACACCGACATGAAGCGCGAGCTCGACCATCTCGCCAGCTTCATGCACATGGCCAACGACTACGCGAAGAACATCGGCTTCAAAGGCCAGTTCCTGTTTGAGCCGAAGCCGAAAGAACCGACCAAGCACCAGTACGACTTCGACGTCGCCGCCTGCGTGAACTTCCTGCGTCAATACGGCCTGACGGACATGGTGAAGATGAACATCGAAACCAACCACGCCACGCTGGCCGGCCATTCGATGTACCATGAAATGGAATACGCCCGCATTCAGGACATGCTCGGCAGCATCGACGCCAACACCGGCGACCTGCTCCTCGGCTGGGACACCGACCAGTTCCCGACCGACATCTACCTGACCACGCAGTGTATGCTCGTCATTCTGGATCAGGGTGGACTCGCCCCGGGGGGAATTAACTTCGACGCCAAGGTCCGCCGCGAAAGCTTCGAGCCGATCGACCTGTTCCACGCCCACATCGGCGGGATGGATGCCTTCGCCCGCGGAGCCAAAATCGCCGCGAAGATCCGCGAAGACGGCGTCCTCACCGACTTCGTCAAAGACCGCTACTCGAGCTACGACTCGGGCATCGGAGCCGAAATCGAATCGGGCAAAGCCAGCTTCGAAACGCTTGAGAAATACATGCTCGAAAAGGGTGACATCACCCCGAACAAGAGCGGCCGCCAGGAGTACCTGGAGAACGTCATCAATATGTATGTTTAG
- the nqrF gene encoding NADH:ubiquinone reductase (Na(+)-transporting) subunit F produces the protein MSIDISLIVLGVTMFTVIVLALVAVILIAKRQLVPSGDVKIIVNGQKEIHCSAGGKLLGALAAEKIFVSSACGGGGTCAQCKVHIMSGGGDILPTEKGHINKKEAREGLRLSCQVPVKGDMDIEVPPEVFETKKWVCKVKSNRNVATFIKELVLELPEGEEVDFKAGGYIQIEAPPHELTYQNFEVEERFRGDWDKYNLWKIKSVVKEPVVRAYSMANYPGEKGIIMLNVRVATPPPRAPEGTPPGKMSSYIFNLKAGDEVTISGPYGEFFIKDTESEMIYIGGGAGMAPLRSHIFELLKTQHSNRKISYWYGGRSTRELFYLDEFYELEKKHPNFKLNIALSEPMPEDNWTGPVGFIHNVLLDNYLKNHPAPEDCEYYICGPPMMLSAVRKMLDDLGVEPENIAYDDFGG, from the coding sequence ATGAGTATTGATATTAGTCTGATCGTTCTCGGCGTCACGATGTTTACCGTCATCGTGCTCGCGCTCGTGGCAGTGATTCTGATCGCAAAACGGCAGCTCGTGCCGAGCGGCGATGTGAAGATCATCGTCAACGGACAGAAAGAGATTCACTGTTCGGCTGGCGGGAAGCTGCTTGGAGCTCTGGCAGCTGAGAAGATCTTCGTTTCCTCGGCCTGTGGGGGCGGCGGAACCTGTGCCCAGTGCAAAGTGCACATTATGTCTGGCGGAGGCGATATCCTGCCCACGGAAAAAGGGCACATCAATAAGAAAGAAGCTCGCGAAGGTCTGCGACTCTCCTGTCAGGTTCCCGTAAAGGGCGACATGGACATCGAAGTGCCGCCGGAAGTCTTCGAGACCAAGAAGTGGGTCTGTAAGGTCAAGTCGAACCGCAACGTCGCGACATTCATCAAAGAGCTCGTGCTCGAGTTGCCGGAAGGCGAAGAAGTCGACTTCAAGGCCGGCGGTTACATCCAGATCGAAGCTCCGCCACACGAACTGACCTATCAGAATTTCGAAGTCGAAGAGCGGTTCCGTGGCGACTGGGACAAGTACAATCTCTGGAAGATCAAGTCGGTCGTGAAAGAGCCTGTCGTCCGTGCCTATTCGATGGCGAACTACCCGGGCGAAAAGGGCATTATCATGCTCAACGTTCGCGTGGCAACTCCGCCGCCGCGAGCACCGGAAGGCACGCCTCCCGGAAAGATGTCGTCGTACATCTTCAACCTGAAGGCGGGCGATGAAGTCACGATCTCTGGTCCTTACGGTGAGTTCTTCATCAAGGACACCGAATCTGAAATGATTTACATCGGTGGTGGTGCCGGAATGGCTCCGCTCCGGTCGCATATCTTCGAACTGCTGAAGACGCAGCACTCTAATCGTAAGATTTCGTACTGGTACGGTGGTCGCAGTACCCGCGAACTGTTCTACCTCGACGAGTTCTACGAGCTGGAAAAGAAGCATCCGAACTTCAAGCTGAACATCGCGCTCTCCGAGCCGATGCCGGAAGATAACTGGACAGGTCCGGTCGGCTTCATTCACAACGTGCTGCTCGACAATTACCTGAAGAATCACCCGGCTCCGGAAGACTGCGAGTACTATATCTGCGGTCCTCCCATGATGCTCTCGGCTGTCCGCAAAATGCTGGATGACCTGGGCGTCGAACCGGAAAACATCGCCTACGACGACTTCGGAGGTTAA
- the nqrM gene encoding (Na+)-NQR maturation NqrM, translating into MATFIASVLVFAAAIIGMAVGVMLSNRCLRGSCGGLSNLPGDAGQSLCESCASTTAVDKEPARAHANH; encoded by the coding sequence ATGGCAACGTTTATCGCATCAGTCCTGGTCTTTGCGGCCGCGATTATCGGCATGGCCGTCGGCGTGATGCTGAGCAATCGCTGTCTGCGAGGATCGTGCGGCGGCTTGAGTAATCTGCCGGGCGACGCTGGTCAGTCGCTGTGCGAGTCGTGCGCGTCGACGACGGCTGTCGACAAAGAGCCAGCGCGAGCCCATGCCAACCACTGA
- a CDS encoding Na(+)-translocating NADH-quinone reductase subunit C, whose translation MFQRDSVGGTFTVAAILCVVCSIIVSLTAVGLRPIKEENEQLAFQREVLTVLGLYNRDENSAEEIPELFKQVKPLLVNIDEGKVAETDEVDAETFNLQEVSANPELMVDIPSEKDVAGIGAREKFTKIYVLTNSSGKIDQIVLPVRGKGLWSTMWGLLSLDGDGKTVRGLTFYADGETPGLGGEINNPRWKAAWSNPECPKVLYNEQGEVTISMFKGGVTCETPNAEHRFEALGGATITTRGVESMMHYWLGEHGYKPLIKNMTSGELQVAAASN comes from the coding sequence ATGTTCCAGCGTGATTCCGTTGGCGGAACCTTTACTGTTGCAGCGATCCTCTGCGTGGTCTGCTCGATCATCGTGTCGTTGACCGCAGTCGGCCTGCGTCCGATCAAGGAAGAGAACGAGCAGCTGGCTTTTCAGCGCGAAGTTCTGACCGTGCTCGGCCTGTACAATCGCGACGAGAACAGCGCGGAAGAGATTCCGGAACTGTTCAAGCAGGTCAAACCGCTGCTCGTCAATATCGACGAGGGCAAGGTTGCTGAGACCGATGAGGTGGACGCCGAAACGTTCAACCTGCAGGAAGTCTCGGCAAACCCCGAGCTGATGGTCGACATTCCGTCTGAGAAAGACGTCGCCGGGATCGGTGCCCGCGAGAAGTTCACCAAGATCTACGTCCTGACCAATTCAAGTGGGAAGATCGATCAGATCGTCCTGCCGGTTCGCGGCAAGGGGTTGTGGTCGACCATGTGGGGACTGCTGTCTCTGGATGGCGATGGCAAAACCGTTCGCGGTCTGACGTTCTACGCGGATGGGGAAACCCCGGGTCTCGGTGGTGAAATCAACAACCCACGCTGGAAGGCGGCCTGGAGCAATCCGGAATGTCCCAAGGTGCTCTACAACGAGCAGGGCGAAGTCACCATCTCGATGTTCAAGGGGGGCGTGACCTGCGAGACCCCGAATGCCGAACATCGTTTCGAAGCTCTGGGTGGAGCGACGATTACGACTCGTGGCGTCGAATCGATGATGCATTACTGGCTGGGTGAACACGGTTACAAGCCGTTGATCAAGAATATGACCAGCGGCGAACTTCAGGTGGCTGCCGCCTCCAACTAA